From the Actinomyces sp. zg-332 genome, the window TACACAATCAACATCCATCACAACATCAACCACAAAATTTTGACCAACAGCACGTTCTGTGTCATAAAACCCGTGATAACCTTTTGCGGTAACACCTTTCAAATGGATTTTATCAAAACTCATCTTGTGACTCTTTCATCTAAATATTTTTTAGTTAGTCCAACATTGTGTACTCGCACTCCCCACACGTTATGGTCAGCGCAAAAGACAGATATTTTTGCTGTAACTTTGTCTCTATCTTCTATATTATCTCTACCATACAAAACTGTCATACGTTTTCTAGATGCACCTATCAAAATTGGGTACCCTAATTGACGCAAAGTATCAATTTTGTTTAATAATTCCCAAGATTGGCTGTGATTTTTGTAAAACCCTAACCCCGGATCAAGAATTATTCTTTTATCTTTTATTCCAGCATCATGCATATTTTCAATACATAAATGTAGCTCATGCATTACATCGTGAGTAAGTTTCCAATACTTTTCAGCTTCAATAGGATCAGTGTTGACTCGCCAATGCTGACAAACGTAATCGATGTCATTATCTGCAACTACTTTATACATGTTAGGATCATATAATCCACCAGAAACATCGTTTATTATGCTAACTCCATATTCCATACAAGCTAAAGCCGTAGAGGAATTCATTGTATCAACTGAAATTGGAACTGATAAATCTTTCAAAGCGGATAAAACTGGGCGTATTCTAGCAATTTCTTCTTCCCAAGATATTCTAGTAGAGTTAGGTCTAGTAGATTCTCCGCCTATATCAATAATATCTGCCCCGTCTTGTATCATCTGATTAGCATGCTCAATAGCGTTGTCTAAAACCATATATTTTTGACCGTCACTGAAAGAATCTGGGGTAATATTTAGAATCCCCATTATTTTCATTCTATTTTTGTCCTCATTGACCATAGTTTCTCCAACGCATTTATTTTACTTATCAATAGATAACAGTCTCATTATCTCATTTTGTTTCACAGAATCAGAAAGATTTCCACGTGAAGCTAAAGTTATTGTTTTAGAACCCGGTTTCTTTATGCCACGCATTGACATACACATATGTTCAGCTTCTAAAACCACTAGCACACCTTCTGCATGCAACTGTTCGGTTATAGCGTCAGCAATCTGACCAGTGATACGTTCCTGAACTTGTAATCTACGAGCATACCCTTCAACTAGTCGAGCTAATTTTGACAGCCCTGTTACTTTGCCATTGCTAGGTATATAACACACATGAGCTACACCATAAAAAGGTAGCATATGGTGTTCACAGCAAGAAAAGAAAGAAATGTCTTTCACAATTACTAGTTCATCATGATCTACTTTAAATTGCTTTTTTAAATGTTCTGGAGGACACTCATCCATTCCAGACAAAAGCTCTTGAAAAGATCTCGCTACCCTATCAGGGGTTTCAAGTAAGCCATCACGGTCAGGATCTTCACCCACTGCAATAAGTAAATCTCTTACAGCTTTTTTAACGCCATCGTAATTGTAAGTCATATAGTATTTATCTCATCTCAGTAATAAACTAATGTAGGTAAGTATCAGAACTTACCTACCATTAGTACAATCTATTTCCACGTATTTTATTCAAAAGTATAATCAACGTGTAAAGTTTCTGAAAACTTTTGATTAGTTTTTAAACAGTCAGATTTACTCTGAGTCAGTTCTTGTAACATCATTATTTTCAGATTCGTCAGTATTTTCTTGAACCTTACTTTCTTCAATACCTGATTTTTCTTCAGCTATATCAGTGTTTTCTGATTCTGTTTTAATACTGACTGGCGCTTTATATGATCCGTAATCTGCTTCAATACCACGCCACACTGGACGTTCATCACGCTTTTTAACGTTTTTGAATATTTCAGCAAGCTGACTTTCATCTAGAGTTTCCTTTTCAAGTAACTCTAGAACTAGGTTATCCAAAACTTCACGGTATTGAATTAAGATTTCCAAAGCTTCACGATGAGCATCCTCAAGCAATTGCTTAACTTGTTCATCTACCACAGTAGCAGTTTGGTCAGAGTAATCTTGGACTTTGCCACCATAGTATTCTTCAGTGGATTTTCCTAGCTTTACAGTACCAATACTATTTGTCATA encodes:
- the folP gene encoding dihydropteroate synthase encodes the protein MVNEDKNRMKIMGILNITPDSFSDGQKYMVLDNAIEHANQMIQDGADIIDIGGESTRPNSTRISWEEEIARIRPVLSALKDLSVPISVDTMNSSTALACMEYGVSIINDVSGGLYDPNMYKVVADNDIDYVCQHWRVNTDPIEAEKYWKLTHDVMHELHLCIENMHDAGIKDKRIILDPGLGFYKNHSQSWELLNKIDTLRQLGYPILIGASRKRMTVLYGRDNIEDRDKVTAKISVFCADHNVWGVRVHNVGLTKKYLDERVTR
- the folE gene encoding GTP cyclohydrolase I FolE; translation: MTYNYDGVKKAVRDLLIAVGEDPDRDGLLETPDRVARSFQELLSGMDECPPEHLKKQFKVDHDELVIVKDISFFSCCEHHMLPFYGVAHVCYIPSNGKVTGLSKLARLVEGYARRLQVQERITGQIADAITEQLHAEGVLVVLEAEHMCMSMRGIKKPGSKTITLASRGNLSDSVKQNEIMRLLSIDK